In one window of Archocentrus centrarchus isolate MPI-CPG fArcCen1 chromosome 11, fArcCen1, whole genome shotgun sequence DNA:
- the LOC115788676 gene encoding transmembrane protein 196-like isoform X2 has translation MCSSRKILWSLLLLSVVEVGLGVASIVLGAVGISWVRGDRKPQQGDASPFLVCGMCGVLCARKRTGLIMILFSACCICGLIGGILNVQFVRALNKRPDKMQSIHLAAMTLACLGISSCTLSTWLTCRLASSEQQRMFLEREHSLHHSHEMTEKEVLDNSSNGIPQISYNGHTAASP, from the exons ATGTGCTCCAGCCGCAAGATTCTGTGGAGCCTGCTCCTGCTGTCCGTGGTGGAGGTGGGCCTGGGTGTGGCGAGCATCGTCCTGGGAGCTGTGGGCATTAGCTGGGTCCGGGGTGATCGTAAACCGCAGCAGGGAGACGCTTCTCCC tttctgGTCTGTGGGATGTGTGGAGTGCTGTGTGCTCGAAAAAGGACAGGCCTTATT ATGATCCTCTTTTCAGCATGCTGCATCTGTGGCCTCATTGGTGGGATCTTAAACGTCCAGTTTGTTCGGGCACTGAACAAACGGCCAGACAAGATGCAATCAATCCACCTGGCTGCAATGACTCTGGCCTGtctag GGATCTCGTCCTGTACATTATCCACGTGGCTAACCTGTCGCCTGGcaagctctgagcagcagaggATGTTCTTGGAGAGGGAACACTCACTGCATCATTCCCATGAGATGACTGAGAAG GAGGTCCTGGACAACTCCAGTAATGGTATTCCTCAGATCTCCTACAATGGACACACCGCGGCATCTCCTTGA
- the LOC115788676 gene encoding transmembrane protein 196-like isoform X1 has protein sequence MCSSRKILWSLLLLSVVEVGLGVASIVLGAVGISWVRGDRKPQQGDASPVWSGLCFLVCGMCGVLCARKRTGLIMILFSACCICGLIGGILNVQFVRALNKRPDKMQSIHLAAMTLACLGISSCTLSTWLTCRLASSEQQRMFLEREHSLHHSHEMTEKEVLDNSSNGIPQISYNGHTAASP, from the exons ATGTGCTCCAGCCGCAAGATTCTGTGGAGCCTGCTCCTGCTGTCCGTGGTGGAGGTGGGCCTGGGTGTGGCGAGCATCGTCCTGGGAGCTGTGGGCATTAGCTGGGTCCGGGGTGATCGTAAACCGCAGCAGGGAGACGCTTCTCCCGTCTGGAGTGGACTCTGT tttctgGTCTGTGGGATGTGTGGAGTGCTGTGTGCTCGAAAAAGGACAGGCCTTATT ATGATCCTCTTTTCAGCATGCTGCATCTGTGGCCTCATTGGTGGGATCTTAAACGTCCAGTTTGTTCGGGCACTGAACAAACGGCCAGACAAGATGCAATCAATCCACCTGGCTGCAATGACTCTGGCCTGtctag GGATCTCGTCCTGTACATTATCCACGTGGCTAACCTGTCGCCTGGcaagctctgagcagcagaggATGTTCTTGGAGAGGGAACACTCACTGCATCATTCCCATGAGATGACTGAGAAG GAGGTCCTGGACAACTCCAGTAATGGTATTCCTCAGATCTCCTACAATGGACACACCGCGGCATCTCCTTGA